The Bacillota bacterium genome segment TATCTCCATTGCCCGTCCGCCAAGGACATAAGACGGCCTTACAAGAACAGGAAAGCCGATCCTTCGGGCAACTTCAAGTGCTTCCTCATATGAAGTGGCCGTGCCGTTTGGCGGCTGATTTATGTTGAGTTTTCTGAGTAAGACCTCAAATCTCTTTCTATCCTCAGCAAGGTCAATGCTATCAGGAGATGTTCCGATGATAGGAACACCAGCCTTGCCAAGAGCCGTTGCAAGTTTCAGGGGAGTCTGACCTCCAAATTGGACGATCACGCCCTTTGGGTTCTCTCGCTCGACAATATTCATAACATCTTCAAAGGTGAGTGGTTCAAAGTAGAGCCGGTCGGATGTATCATAGTCGGTTGAGACGGTCTCCGGATTGCAATTGACCATAATCGTCTCAAAGCCCTCTTCTTTTAGCGCAAACGAGGCGTGGACACAGCAGTAGTCAAACTCAATCCCCTGCCCAATCCGGTTTGGGCCACTGCCAAGTATTATGATCTTTGGTTTATCGGATTCCTTTACCTCACATTCTAATTCATAAGTCGAGTAATAATAGGGAGTGTAGGCTTCAAACTCAGCACCGCAGGTATCAACCGTTTTAAAGGTTGCAACAATTCCAGCATCTTTTCGCTTGTTGCGAACCTCAAGCTCGGTCGAGCCAGTAAGATAGGCTATCTGACGATCAGAAAAACCATTTCTTTTCGCTTCACGCAGAATCTCGTTAGGCATCTCAGTTAATTTGAACTGAGCTATTTCCTTTTCCACCTCGATGATCTGGCGAATTTGATCGATAAACCAGGGGTCAATTTTGGAAAGTTCGTGTATTTTTTCAACACTCATTCCATGCTGAAGTGCAAACTTCATATAAAAAATCCTGTCCTGATTTGGAATAGCCAATTTATTATTCACTTCGTCGGGGTTTATATCGTCTTTCCCGTCGGCCCCCAACCCGTAACGATCCTGCTCAAGTGAGCGTATTGCTTTCTGGAGAGACTCTTTAAAAGTGCGTCCTATCGCCATGACCTCACCGACGGATTTCATCTTCGTTGTAAGCGTCTGGTCGGTCTCAGGGAATTTTTCAAATGCCCAGCGTGGAAACTTCGTAACCACATAGTCGATAGTCGGCTCAAAAGATGCCGGGGTCTCTTTGGTGATATCGTTTGCAATTTCATCCAGAGTGTATCCTACAGCAAGCTTTGCCGCCATTTTGGCGATAGGAAAGCCGGTAGCCTTTGAAGCCAGGGCCGAGCTTCGGCTTACTCTCGGGTTCATCTCGATTACTACTATGCGCCCGTCCTCCGGGTTTATAGCAAACTGGATATTAGACCCACCGGTCTCAACACCTATCTCGCGCATAATATCTATTGAGGCATCCCGAAGCTTTTGATACTCAACATCGGTTAGGGTCTGCGCTGGGGCAACTGTAATAGAATCGCCCGTATGAATTCCCATCGGATCAAAGTTTTCTATCGAGCAGATAATTACTACGTTGTCATTGAGATCGCGCATTACCTCTAGCTCATATTCTTTCCAGCCTATAACGGACTCCTCGATCAACACCTCAGAGACAGGGCTCAACATAAGCCCGTTTGAAACGATGCTTATGTATTCTTCTTGATTAAAAGCTATGCCGCCGCCAGTTCCACCTAGAGTAAAACTGGGCCGAATAACAAGAGGAAAGCCAATCTCATCGGCTAGGGTCAATGCATCGTTTAGGTTATAAGCAAAACCGCTTTTTGGAACTTCAAGACCTATTTTTTCCATAGCGGCTTTAAACTCGCTTCTGTCTTCAGCCTTCCTGATGGCGCGAAGTTTGGCACCAATGAGCTCGACTCCATATTTATCGAGCACCCCGCTTTCGGCCAGTGTCACTGCGGTGTTCAGGCCTGTCTGCCCCCCAAGAGTCGGCAGAAGCGCCTGAGGCCTTTCTTTTTTAATGATCTTCTCAACCACCTCAGGGGTTATTGGCTCGATGTAGGTGCGATCGGCAAACTCCGGATCGGTCATGATTGTTGCCGGGTTACTGTTTACCAGGACAACCACATAGCCATCGTCTTTAAGCACCTTGCACGCCTGCGTACCGGAGTAGTCAAACTCACAGGCCTGGCCGATAATTATAGGCCCTGAGCCGATTATCAAGATTTTTTGAATATCACTTCTTCTTGGCATATCTCGTCGCTCGTTCCTCGCTCCTCATAGAGTTCGGGTCCGGTGTCCGGAAACCAGGTAGGTAAGAATTTAATTTATATTATTCAATAAATCCTGGTCCCTGGCCGCTGGCCCCTGCTTCCTTACCCTTCCATCATTTCAACAAACTGGTCAAACAAATATCTTGCGTCGTGCGGACCAGGCGCCGCCTCTGGGTGATACTGAACTGAAAAAGCTGGTACCTCCAAGCAGCGCAGCCCTTCAACTGTGCCATCGTTTAAGTTTATATGTGTTAATTCGATCTTGCCAAAGTCGCTCTTTCCGCTCCAGCCACCCAATGGGATGGTTTGACCTACTCGCCAAGGCCGCTCTGAAACGTCAAAAGATGAGGGGTTGACCGCAAAGCCGTGGTTTTGGCTTGTTATTTCGACTTTCCCCGTCAGCAAGTTTTTAACCGGCTGGTTCCCACCGCGATGGCCAAACTTCAACTTATAAGTCTCGCCACCGATTGCAAGAGAAAGAAGCTGGTGGCCAAGACAAATGCCAAAGATCGGCTTTTTACCCAGTAAATCGCGGGTGGTTTTAATCGCGTAAGTCACCGCTGCTGGGTCACCAGGGCCGTTTGATAAAAAGACGCCGTCAGGGTTCATTGCCATGACTTCTTCTGCAGAGGTCGTAGCAGGTACTACTTTTATTTCACAGCCGACACTTGCAAGGCAACGCAGGATATTTAGCTTTACTCCAAAATCAAAGGCAACTACCTTATATCTACTCTTGCCGTTGCTTTTCCACATATAGGGCTCGCCGGTAGTCACGCCTTTTACCAAATCCAGACCGACTATAGATGGTATATTGCGAGCCTTCTCGACGACCGCAGCTTCGCTATCGCCGCCGATCGAAATTACACCTCTCATTGCACCCATGCTTCGGATATGCTTGGTAAGAGCCCTGGTATCGACTCCCTCGATACCAACAATTCCGTGCTCGGCAAGGAAATCCTGCAGTGACCCATCTGAGCGCCAGTTACTGTAAATCGCTGAGACTTCGCGCACAATAAAGCCTTCAACAAATGGTTTTCTGGATTCAAAATCCTCACTATTTACACCATAGTTTCCAATAAGAGGATAGGTCATGGTAACAACCTGGCCAGCATAGGATGGATCGGTTAATATCTCCTGGTAGCCGGTCATACTGGTATTAAAAACAACCTCGCCGCGTGCTTCACCTTCGGCTCCAAAACCATACCCGTAAAACACTTTTCCATCTTCAAGTGCCAGAATCGCTTTCTTTTTATGCAGTATACCCATTGCTCTCCCTCTTAAGCTTCTAGCTCTGAGCTGCTAGCTCCTAGCAGGAATTACTTTACCCTTTGCCCTGAACCCAGAACCCAGGACCCTATCTCTAATAACTGGATCGCCCGCACTGAATACATCCGTTACAACACCTTTTAGCTTCCATCCGCCGTAGGGAGTGTTAACACTTTTTGACTCAAGCTTAGTAGGATCAACCTCAAGTTCAGCGTTAAGGTCAACTATTACCAGGTCAGCTATATCGCCTACGCCTATGCTACCCTTTGGAATCCCAAGTATCTTTGCCGGGTTGACACTCATTCTCGCTATAGCTTCGCTTAAACTTATTACATCCGCTTCAACAATCTCAGTTAGAATAAGGCCCAGTGTCGTCTCAAGACCTATCATACCAAACGGCGCGTAGTCAAACTCCATCTCCTTCTCATGGCGGGCGTGCGGTGCATGGTCGCTAGCTATAACATCAATCACACCATCTTTTAAACCTTGACGAAGCGCCTCGAGATCTTCTTTTGTGCGAAGCGGAGGGTTTACCTTAAGGTTGGTGTCGTAATCTTTCAAATTTTCATCGGTTAAAATGAGGTGATGCGGCGTAACTTCGCATGTCACCCTAACTCCCCGCTCTTTTGCCCTTCTTACAAGATCAAGACTTCCTGCGGTGCTTAAATGCGCTATGTGAAGCCTACCACCAGTAAGCTCGGCTAAGATAATATCACGAGCGACAATGATTTCTTCAGCCGCTGCGGGTATGCCTTTTAAGCCAAGGACAGTTGACCAATAGCCTTCGTGGATCTGCCCACCGCAGGCCAGATTAGCCTCTTCGGCATGTGATATCACTGGTTTATCCCACATCTTTGTATATTCAAGGGCCCGCCTCATCAGCTGAGCATTCATTACACATTTACCGTCGTCGGAAAAAGCCACAGCACCAGCTTTTATAAGGTCACCCATCTCGGAGAGACGCTCACCCTCAAGTCCTTGCGTGATCGCACCGATCGGGTAGACATTTCCAAAGCCTACATCTGCCGCCTGGCGTTTTATATATTCAACAACTGAAGACGAATCGATCACTGGGTCGGTATTTGGCATGCACGCTACGCTTGTGAATCCACCGCGTGCCGCCGCCCTCAGGCCGCTTTCAACAGTCTCTTCATCGGTTCGTCCTGGGTCACGCAAGTGTACATGCATATCTACCAAGCCAGGAATTACTATTTTGCCGGAGACATCGATTTCCTCTGCGCCTGCCGCAGTTCTTTTGCTTGCCAGATCTTTACTGATGGCAACTACGCGACCGTTTTCTATTAAGATATCAAGTTGTGCATCCACATTGTTTGCAGGGTCGACAACATGGCCGCCTCTTATTAAAAACTTACTCATCGCCTCTAGCACCACCTAAGAGCAGGTACAATACTGCCATTCGAACTGCCACTCCATTTGTCACCTGGGTTGTTATGACCGCCTGCGGCATGTCGGCTATCTCAGGTGCAATTTCAACGCCTCTGTTCATTGGGCCAGGATGCATAAGGATCAAATCTGGCTTTGTCATCTGCAGGCGTTTCTTGTTTATTCCAAAAAGGGCCGCATACTCGCGGAGCGAGGGAAAAAGCGGCTCCCCTTGTCTCTCAAGCTGTATCCTCAACAGATATAAGACATCTATCTCGGGAAGCACCGTATCTATATCATAAGAGACCCTAACACCCAGCAACTCGATATCCTTCGGCATAAGCGTTGGGGGACCGACCACGATAACCTCCGAGCCCATTTTCTTCAAAGCTAAGATGTTTGACCTAGCAACCCGACTGTGCAGGATATCTCCCACTATAGCTACTTTAAGCCCATTTAGCGTGCCGAACTCTTGTCTAATAGTAAACAGATCAAGGAGTGCCTGAGTCGGGTGCTCATGCGAACCATCCCCAGCATTCACCACACTGCAATCCATATATTTTGCAAGAAGCGCCGCCGAACCCGACGCAGCGTGCCTTATGACTACTAAGTCGGCCGCCATCGCTTCGATAGTTTGTGCGGTATCTTTAATGCTCTCACCCTTAACGACTGCACTTGTGCTCTTCGAGATGTTGACTGTATCTGCACTTAACCGCTTGGCAGCAAGCTCAAAAGATGTTCTTGTTCTCGTGCTTGGTTCAAAGAAAAGGGTAATAACTGTGCGCCCCCGCAAAGTCGGGACTTTCTTGATCGGCCGCTTTGATATTTCTTTGAACGATTCAGCCACATCAAGGATTAGCGCTATCTCTTCGCTCGTCAATTGCTCTATGCTTACTAAATCCTTATGTCTTAATCCCAATTTAGCAGTATCCCCTTATCAACTGAGATGCTGGCCCATTGGATAAACCAAAATGCGTACTTATGGCCTGTCAACTCCTGTTTTTGGAGCTTCGCCTAACTCTTCTCCAATAGTAACCTGGTCTTGACCATCAACTTCGGTCACTTTCACCTGCACCCGCTCTTTACGCGAGGTAGGGATATTCTTGCCGACATAATCGGCTCTTATCGGAAGCTCGCGATGGCCTCTGTCTATCATAACGGCAAGCTGCACTGCCGCTGGTCTTCCATAATCCATGATCGCATCCATCGACGCCCTTATTGTGCGGCCAGTATAGAGAACGTCATCGACAAGGATTATTGTCTTGCCTGTAACATCAAACGGAATCTCGGTCTTGTATATCTTCGGGTTCGAATATGTTGTTACATCGTCACGATAAAATGTAACATCAAGCGCGCCGACAGGGAGGTCAACGCCCTCGATTTCCTTTATCTTGTCTGCTAATCTCTGAGCAAAAAAAATACCGCGATTGCGGATTCCAACAATTACTAAGTTCTCCGCACCGCGGTTTTTTTCTAAAATCTCATGGGCTATCCGAGTAATGGCACGCCCCATGGCCTCACCATCCATCACCAGTGCTTTTTCCTTAAAACTCACCAGCCGCCCCCTGTTTTAGCACAAAAAAATACCTTCTCTGCAGGCTGCATGAAGGTAGGCACGTTAAAGAGTAATCTCGGGTATATTCACTTACCATCCCTTACCAGCCTCGCAGGACTAGATTTAAAGGTCGCAATAATAGTATCAAAAAGCCGGATTCTATGCAACCGGTTTTTGATAAGCAATTAATATCTATATAATTATCGGCAAAATCTCGCTTAAAGATAATCCTCATCCTCCATCTCGCGCAATCGCTTGCGCTTACGAAACGGGACAATAATGGCGGTTAAGATTACTAAGCTGCTAAGCAGGTACCAGCCAATATCCCGAAGCTGCATAAGCCAGATGCTTTTAACCTCGCCGCTTGCAAAGCCCTTCCATTTGGCATTTAAATTATCCTGGCTTAAGCCCAAAACCTGCGTGAGGGCATCATTGAAATCTAATCCTTTCTGGAGTTTTTCTATTACCTCATAGAGCTTCGGCTCACCAAACTCATTTACAATGAAATCTATCACCATATATCCTTGTGCATAATCTTGCTTAGTTGCATTGTTATCTAAAGACTGGTTCTCATTCCCAACCAGATCTGGGATATCCCTCGCAAGCGCATACTTAGCTATTTCTGCAGCCTCTATCCCAGGTTTAGACTCATAAATAGCAAGCCCCTCAATGAACCATATAGGAACTGTGTTTACCTTGGGTACGCTGCGCAAAAACATCATGTGACTTATCTCGTGCCTTAAAGTCGTGGTTGAGTTTCCAGCCCCGAGAAGGACTGCTATCATGTTTTGACAAGGTGAGGCATAACCTGCAGCATCCGGTGAAGGGCTTCCGCTTAAGAAGGCGGCTTGATCGGTGTAAATATATAGGTTAATAATCTGGCTCTGGTTATACTTGTAGCGAGAAGCCATCTCAGTATAAATTCTCTCGGCAACATCGCCTATTTGTTCAATATCCGCTCTTTTTGGTGCATAGATTAAAAAGTGTTGCGTACTAAGCGTTGCCCAATCACTTTGTAGGATGATGGCAAATACAAAAGAAGGGGTGAGCATTGAAACAAGAATCGCCATAATTATGACTCTTGCCAATAAGCCTTTAGTGCTCATCACGTGCGATATCGCCTTTTGCATCTAGTCCATGTCCTTAACTATCTCCAGAAGCTCATTGTTGGTAAGTGTGCTAACCATATGTCTATTGCCGTAATAAAACCCATCGTATATGGTATCAGGTTTCATCTCTAGGAAATTTGCCGGAATATAAAAGGTTACTGAATTTTGTAGGTCTTTGAAGAAGATAAACTTGGGCGGTTTATTATATGAAAACGTGACAACTGCGTACGCCTGATCTCTTATCACGGCCATGTCCTTTTCGGATAAGAGGGAATCGCTCGCTGGGCTACCCACCCGCAGAATTATTCGCTCACCAGCGTCGCATACCTTGTCGTATATCTTATCGCCTGGCTTAATAAGCCTCTGGGTGTGGTTGCAATATATCTCTATTTTTATTGGTCTTCCGTATATGGTAACACCGGCACTTCTCTTTGTGAGTTCCAGGTCTTGTTTTTTAGCCTCGGAAGTCACATCTCTATGCTGCAAAGCATTGGATGCTAACTGCTTTGCACAAGACGTCAAAAGAGTCAGAGCAACTACCAGAAGTACCATAATTTTATGCTTTTGTGCTTTTATCTTCACCAGCCTCCTTGACCCTCTCCAATTGGTTAGGTAAACTGGTCAGGTGTAACTTACCAATCATTAACCTACAGGAGCAGACGTGAGACTAAGCTATTCGGCGATTTCAACATACCAGAAATGCCCCCTCTCCTACAAATTTGCCTATATCGATAGGCTACCAACCAAACCATCGCATTACTTAAGTTTTGGTAGCAGCATTCACTCTGCACTAGAATTCTTTTACAACGTGGAGACAGCTGAGCCATGCAGTCTTGAGCGGTTGTTAGAAGAGCTTGATAACGTCTGGGAGAGCGAGGGATACGAGGATGAGGCACACGAGCGGCAATACAAGGAAAAAGGGCGGGCGATACTAACCCAATTCTATAACGAAAACGTCCTTACATTTGCTATTCCGATTGCGGTAGAGAAGCGATTTGCTCTCGATATGGAAGGCATTACACTATCAGGTGTAATCGACCGCATAGATAGGCTCTCAAATGGGGGCATAGAGATCATTGACTATAAAACCAATGATAAGCTTCCACCAAAAACAAAAATGAACACGGATTTGCAGCTTCCTATCTACCACATGGCGGTTGAAGAACTGTACGGAGTCGCCCCGCAAAAAGTCACGCTTTATTTTTTAGTTCCAAATCAAAAGATGAGCACCCGCAAAACTAAAACCGACGTTGCAAAAGCCAGGGATACAATTCTCAAGGTATCAGAAGATATACGTGCCCAAAAATTTGATCCCTTCAAGAACCCTTTGTGCCCTTGGTGTGATTACATAGAATTCTGCCCACTTCATAAAGACGACCCGATTATGCTGGCCAGAGCTGCCGCAAATGGCAAGGTGTCAAATGGGAAGAGCTTAAACGGCACAGCTCCAAAAACGACAATAGCAAAACTAAAGCAAAGTGCAGGCGAGATAGAAAAGGCAGTCGATGAGTATCTGGAGCTAGTGCAAAATATTAATAAGGCCCGCGCCAGGCTAAATGAGCTTCAATCAATCATCCACAACTACTGTGAAGCAAACGGGCTATCCTTGGTCAGAGGCACGCGTGGAGGACTTGCCCGAAGAGTGCATAAGACTACCCACTATAATGTCAAAAAGCTCCGGGAGCTTCTCGAACCCCGTGGCCTTTGGGAGAAAATTCTCGACGTAAACGGGCGACTTTTAAAAGAGCTGCTTGATGATGAAGCATCGCAGGGAGAGCTGCGGAAAATAATCGAAACTGCAAAAGAAGTTGAGGACATAAGCTATGCTTTATACATTAAAGATGAAATAGGAGAAGAATAAAGGTAAAGGGGAAAGCAAAGGCAAGCAATAGCCTCAAATAACAACCACTAAAGTTGCCCTCTAAAACAATATCCTATCAACTTATAAATCAATTTTGCAGCCAAAAAATCACTTGCTGGGTTGCCAGGGATAGGGGCAAGTTCGACTACATCAAAGCCAACCACTTTTTTATGAAAGGTCACCTCACGCAGGACATCAAGGATCTCGTACCAGGTTAAGCCACCCGGCTCCGGAGTACCGACTGCCGGCACCTCAGATGGATCAAAAACATCCATATCGATGGTTATGTATACGGTGTCAGTCAATGCATCGACGATATCCTCTACACCGTAGTAACCGTAGCGATACTGCCTAGCAGTAACCGAAAAAATATTGTTGGTCTTAATAAATCTTGATTCCTCCTTGCTACTGTTTCTTATCCCAACCTGAGCGAAACTTACTCCCTCATCATAGATGCGTTTCATAACGCAGGCATGGCTATATTGAGTATTCTCATACTCGTCACGAAGGTCGGTATGAGCATCAAACTGCAGCACACTAATGTCGGCATAAAAATCTTTGAATGCCTGAACTGCGCCGAGAGTAAGTGAGTGCTCCCCGCCTATCATTACGGGAAATTTCTCAGCCTCAAGGACGTCTAAAAATACACGCCGTACCGTATCAACCTGGTATCTTGGTCCCTCCATATTCGGCATTATCTCGTTAAAAGTATGGATACCTACCTTATCATATATTTCTATATCCAGTTCCTCGTCATATAGTTCAACCTGGCGTGATGCGTTAATAATGGCAAGCGGCCCCTCCCGCGTGCCGGCTTTGAACGAAGTCGTCGAATCGTATGGAAACGGCAGCACCACGACTTTAGACTCCTCAAAGGCATTGTGCTCGCTTATCCCTAAAAAATTAAAGGGAAGAGATGAATACACGTTAAACCTCCAGCAAAAATATAACCTGGCCTACTGGCTGAGCTTTTACCCTATTATACCGTAAACATCTAGAAGCTATCAGTTATCAGCCATCAGCGCTAATAGTTGTTCTTATAGCTGATAGCTTCTAAAAAGCGTTCTCCCCGCCTTCCGGTCTTCGGGAAGCGGGGAGATTAATTGAGTAACATAAAACCCCTTTGTCTCAGCTTACATTTCTAGAATCTAGGAACGTGCTTGACTACAATATCCTCCTTCTTGATGTTAAGCTGCCTGCAAACCGACTCTAGGATTTTCTCGCAGCTCGTGGCGCCGCAGGTAAACACATCAAGGGCCATCTTGCCGTCATCGGCATAAGTATGGATTGAAACGTGGCTCTCATCGAGCATAATAAATGCGGTGCAGCCAGGCGATGAGTTGTGTCCAAAGTGGTATCTGGACTGGTTAATTATATTTGCACCAGCCTCGTTTGCTGCGTTGACAATAGTCTGTAGCAGCTTCTTGTCATCCACGAGGACATCGTAGTCCATGTTGTGGACGTCCACAATTAAGTGATTTCCCTTGTTCATCTCTCAATCCTTTCTAGTTGATCTCCAACCCAACTAAAGTTTCTTTTTCTATAGAAATCCTTATTGGATTGTAAAAACGCTCCAACCAGAAGCGGCAATCCGATGGTTGAGTCTATATACACGGTTGCCATTTGCGCTTCTTTGGAGATTTTACCCCAGGACTGCGCTTCCTCGAATGTGCAACCGCTTAAACCACCCCATTTCGGATCATCGGTAGTAATTTGGATGGCGTACTTGTGCCCGTTTACCTCACGATAACCCATCGTGTCCAACAACGGCTCCAACTGCTGGATATAATTTTTTGGCACGCCCCCGCCAACGTAGATTGCTCCAGTTTCTTCTGCTTGCAGTTTTATCTGGGCAATCTCATAGTTATCCCTAATTTGGTCAATGAACAGGCCTCTCTTTTGCCCGTTTGCATCTTTTTGAGCGTAAAGGTGAGTAAGGCCAATACCTATTGCGCTATCGCAAAGCGCGGGGCAAAAGACCGGGACTCCTTCTTCATAAGCCGCGCGTAGTATCGAATTGGGGTCTTCAATTCTTGAGCCCATGTAGGCTAGAAATTCGCGCGATGAATAGGAGCCAGGTTCAAGCTCTGAAGCTATCTTAGATATGGTTAACTCGACCGTTTCAAAATCCTGGTTGTCGACATACGTGTCATAGATGCGATCGATTTTGAGATCTTCAAGCACCTTGTCGTCGGCATGAGCTGAACCAACATAGTGGTGATAGCCCATGGCCTCGATAAGATCGTGGGTGAGGTTCGCACCGGTTGATACAAGAACATCAACCATGCGCTTTTTAATCATGTCGCGGATTACCTTGCGTAATCCACCCGGAACAATAGCACCAGCTATACCAAGAAAAATAACCGCCTTGTCGTCCCTCATCATATTTTGAAGAACAATTCTTGATTTTGCCAGGTTGCGGCTTTGAAATGACGTTGCCTCAAACCCTTGGAGAAGCTGGTTTAAATCAGCGATATTATCAAGATCCAAATGCTGGATCGGGAATTTTAACAAATCGTGTTTTTTCAACTGACCTCCTCACGGCGCTATACAGTTTTTAATACATGCGTCCACTTTTAGCAAAACCAAGGTACAACCTTGCAAATTCAACCTTTTTATAATAACGCTAAAGTTTCCAATATACAATATATATTTTATGCTAAACAAAAGATTGCATAACAAATGCCTGCCCTAATTAATCAAAAAACTTATAAATTCCGCCTGGTTAATTAGCGCAAGCATGGCTAGAAAACAAACAATAATAAGAATAATAAGATAGAGTGTGGGGGTCAAGAGCTAAATGCTGATGGCTTTTTACGGCACAATAACTTCAAGCACCCCCGGGGCAACTTCAAACTCAATCGGCGTTACCCCTATTATATCGCCGTCGGCCTGAACCGGAATCGTCTCGGCTGATTTTACCTCAATTTTCTTTACCTGCAGGTATGAAACATCTCTAAATCTCAGGTGGAACTGTCCGATCGCTCCTGCTAGGTATTTATAAAGGGAAGCCTTCTGCGTTTTTGAGAAAATGCAGAGATCGAGATAACCATCGTCAGTTGCCGCTTTTGGGGTTACCTTAAAAATGCCACCATAGTAGCGGGTATTTCCAATTACAGCAAACGAGCCTTCATATTGGTTGCCATCTGCTTTGATTTTAAGCAAGGGCGGTTTGTAAAACATCAAGGTCTTGATGGCGGCAACAACGTAGGCTGTGTCTTTCAGCCAGTATTTAAGTCTGAGGTCAAGATTTTCTATAACTGCCGCATCAAATCCTATGCCAGCTACATTAAGAAAATATCTGCCGGTATCTGTTTTTCCTAGATCAATTCGCCTGGTCTTGCCTCTAATTATTACATCAACTGCAGACCGCAAATTTAAGGGAAGGCCTGTCTCCTTCACAAAATCATTGGCAGTTCCGCCGGGGATGACCCCCATTATAGTCCCTGTACCTGCAATCCCGTTAGCGACTTCTGCAATCGTGCCGTCTCCACCAACCGCCACTACCAGCCTGTAGCCATCCTGGTACGCCCTGTGCGCGATATCGATCCCGTGCCCCAACTGAGCAGTAAACTGAAGCTCGGCCGGGTAACCGCGACACGAAAACTCTTCATACGCTGCTACAGCAATTCTCTTTGCGCGCCCTTGCCCTGCGGTTGGATTTGCAATTAGATATACCCCGGTTCTTTGGCCAAGCATTTACAATTTACCTTTCTACTAATTCACCGGTTAGTCGGCTCATCGGCGAACTGTTCCTCAGGATACATTTTTCTGAGTTTATCCAGGACATTCTGTAGGTCCGGGGGAAGCTTATCTTCAAAAAGCATACGCTCACCTGTCCTCGGATGAGTGAATTCAAGTTTATACGCATGCAGGAACTGCCTGTTAAGCCCCAGGTCTCTTTTAGAACCACCTGAACCGTAAAGGGGATCACCAACTACCGGATGGCCGATATATTTCATGTGCACCCGAATCTGGTGGGTACGCCCTGTCTGAAGACTTACTTCAACCAAGCTATAATCATTATACATGGCAAGCACCCTGTAATGGCTAACTGCCTCCCGAGCAGATGTTCCCATAAC includes the following:
- the carB gene encoding carbamoyl-phosphate synthase large subunit, coding for MPRRSDIQKILIIGSGPIIIGQACEFDYSGTQACKVLKDDGYVVVLVNSNPATIMTDPEFADRTYIEPITPEVVEKIIKKERPQALLPTLGGQTGLNTAVTLAESGVLDKYGVELIGAKLRAIRKAEDRSEFKAAMEKIGLEVPKSGFAYNLNDALTLADEIGFPLVIRPSFTLGGTGGGIAFNQEEYISIVSNGLMLSPVSEVLIEESVIGWKEYELEVMRDLNDNVVIICSIENFDPMGIHTGDSITVAPAQTLTDVEYQKLRDASIDIMREIGVETGGSNIQFAINPEDGRIVVIEMNPRVSRSSALASKATGFPIAKMAAKLAVGYTLDEIANDITKETPASFEPTIDYVVTKFPRWAFEKFPETDQTLTTKMKSVGEVMAIGRTFKESLQKAIRSLEQDRYGLGADGKDDINPDEVNNKLAIPNQDRIFYMKFALQHGMSVEKIHELSKIDPWFIDQIRQIIEVEKEIAQFKLTEMPNEILREAKRNGFSDRQIAYLTGSTELEVRNKRKDAGIVATFKTVDTCGAEFEAYTPYYYSTYELECEVKESDKPKIIILGSGPNRIGQGIEFDYCCVHASFALKEEGFETIMVNCNPETVSTDYDTSDRLYFEPLTFEDVMNIVERENPKGVIVQFGGQTPLKLATALGKAGVPIIGTSPDSIDLAEDRKRFEVLLRKLNINQPPNGTATSYEEALEVARRIGFPVLVRPSYVLGGRAMEIVYSEERLESYIIQAVKASPDHPILIDKFLEGAIEVDVDAICDGEDVLIGGIMEHIEEAGVHSGDSACVIPPYTLNDDIINQIKEYTIQLAKELNVRGLLNIQYAVQGQTVYVLEVNPRASRTVPFVSKSVGVPLAKIAAKVMAGKTLKEIGVLEIPPVEHVSIKEAVLPFGRFPEVDTVLGPEMKSTGEVMGIDTAFGKAFAKSQISAGLKLPKKGNVFISVRNSDKRAIIFPAKRLHELGFKIYATKGTATMLSRNGVDAIALKKVQEGRPNVIDLIKNRDIDLVINTPWGRGTRIDGYEIRTTASVYGVPCVTTLAAATAVVQGIEALIGGELDVKAIQDYHAKGPGPRDQEPKENILDSEISMSME
- the carA gene encoding glutamine-hydrolyzing carbamoyl-phosphate synthase small subunit, which translates into the protein MGILHKKKAILALEDGKVFYGYGFGAEGEARGEVVFNTSMTGYQEILTDPSYAGQVVTMTYPLIGNYGVNSEDFESRKPFVEGFIVREVSAIYSNWRSDGSLQDFLAEHGIVGIEGVDTRALTKHIRSMGAMRGVISIGGDSEAAVVEKARNIPSIVGLDLVKGVTTGEPYMWKSNGKSRYKVVAFDFGVKLNILRCLASVGCEIKVVPATTSAEEVMAMNPDGVFLSNGPGDPAAVTYAIKTTRDLLGKKPIFGICLGHQLLSLAIGGETYKLKFGHRGGNQPVKNLLTGKVEITSQNHGFAVNPSSFDVSERPWRVGQTIPLGGWSGKSDFGKIELTHINLNDGTVEGLRCLEVPAFSVQYHPEAAPGPHDARYLFDQFVEMMEG
- a CDS encoding dihydroorotase, whose amino-acid sequence is MSKFLIRGGHVVDPANNVDAQLDILIENGRVVAISKDLASKRTAAGAEEIDVSGKIVIPGLVDMHVHLRDPGRTDEETVESGLRAAARGGFTSVACMPNTDPVIDSSSVVEYIKRQAADVGFGNVYPIGAITQGLEGERLSEMGDLIKAGAVAFSDDGKCVMNAQLMRRALEYTKMWDKPVISHAEEANLACGGQIHEGYWSTVLGLKGIPAAAEEIIVARDIILAELTGGRLHIAHLSTAGSLDLVRRAKERGVRVTCEVTPHHLILTDENLKDYDTNLKVNPPLRTKEDLEALRQGLKDGVIDVIASDHAPHARHEKEMEFDYAPFGMIGLETTLGLILTEIVEADVISLSEAIARMSVNPAKILGIPKGSIGVGDIADLVIVDLNAELEVDPTKLESKSVNTPYGGWKLKGVVTDVFSAGDPVIRDRVLGSGFRAKGKVIPARS
- a CDS encoding aspartate carbamoyltransferase catalytic subunit, with amino-acid sequence MGLRHKDLVSIEQLTSEEIALILDVAESFKEISKRPIKKVPTLRGRTVITLFFEPSTRTRTSFELAAKRLSADTVNISKSTSAVVKGESIKDTAQTIEAMAADLVVIRHAASGSAALLAKYMDCSVVNAGDGSHEHPTQALLDLFTIRQEFGTLNGLKVAIVGDILHSRVARSNILALKKMGSEVIVVGPPTLMPKDIELLGVRVSYDIDTVLPEIDVLYLLRIQLERQGEPLFPSLREYAALFGINKKRLQMTKPDLILMHPGPMNRGVEIAPEIADMPQAVITTQVTNGVAVRMAVLYLLLGGARGDE